TATGTATAGCCATGATGGCCGCTGTCACTAGCGTAATACCTTCGGCTCTTATCGTTATTAACGCTAAGGGACAAATCTTGCACATGGTTGTGTCCAAATATAGTGAAAAAAAGTGTCGACGATTCGCCGAAAAAGAGCTGTTTCGCATTGTAAAACTAATCTTTGGAATGCGGAACGCCGATATGGTTTATAATACCTATAAGGAATGCTGCTACTCGGGAGCCCCGCGTGAATTATTCAAGTTGGAGCATATCACTGCTCGTGGACTTAAAGAATACTTTCAATGGCATTTTTTCCCTGACCCCAGTACAGGCAACACCATTATTTTCGTGCGAAATATTACGGAAACTACCCTCCTTACCGAAGAATTCTTACATATAACTGAGCAATACGCTACTGTTAATCAAGAGTTACGTGTCGCCATGTCTAAACTAGACTTATACCTCATGGACTTAGAGCAGGCCCATAAGAAACTCGCAGCCTTATATCGCATCACTGCCATTGTCCAGAAAACAGTTAATGAAAATGAAGTTTTAAACGAAATATTGGAAGGAATTACACGTGAACTCGGGTTTACCTGCGCCGCTATATTGCTGTTAGACAAAGAGCGCCAGGAATTAACAATAAAGGCTCACCGGGGATATTCCAATAACGTTCGTATCCCGTTAGGGAAGGGGATCACAGGATATGCTGCTTTGACAGGGCAATTGATTTACGTTCCTGATGTTCGTCATGATCCTCGTTATATAAAAGGAACCCATGATGGCGTTAGCGAAGTAGCGGTACCACTTATAGTCAATAACGAAATCATAGGCGTTTTGGATGTTGAAACCAATCAAGCGAAACGCTTACAAGACTATGATTTGGATTTGCTACGGTCTCTTGCCAGCCAAATTAGCATGACTATTGCTCACGCTAATCATGTATCTCGTGTAGAACTTCAAGCAATCACTGACGGCCTTACAGGTTTATACAATTACCGTTATTTCCAGACATTGTTTGAACGGGAGTTCAAGCGAGCGGTTAGGTATAAGCGTCCGTTATCTCTGCTA
The genomic region above belongs to Thermosinus carboxydivorans Nor1 and contains:
- a CDS encoding sensor domain-containing diguanylate cyclase, yielding MGNFDLCIAMMAAVTSVIPSALIVINAKGQILHMVVSKYSEKKCRRFAEKELFRIVKLIFGMRNADMVYNTYKECCYSGAPRELFKLEHITARGLKEYFQWHFFPDPSTGNTIIFVRNITETTLLTEEFLHITEQYATVNQELRVAMSKLDLYLMDLEQAHKKLAALYRITAIVQKTVNENEVLNEILEGITRELGFTCAAILLLDKERQELTIKAHRGYSNNVRIPLGKGITGYAALTGQLIYVPDVRHDPRYIKGTHDGVSEVAVPLIVNNEIIGVLDVETNQAKRLQDYDLDLLRSLASQISMTIAHANHVSRVELQAITDGLTGLYNYRYFQTLFEREFKRAVRYKRPLSLLMIDIDYFKLYNDTYGHRQGDHIIRTIAKIIRQNCRDVDIVVRYGGEEFAVLFPETTVDEAFKIAERIRMAVAEYPFANKHSQPGGILTVSMGVAGYPYDAQSETELIDHADMALYRAKRTSKNRVCLYRDHPDVS